The DNA segment GCCTGTCGCTGGCCGTCACGCTGGCCACGCTGGTGCTGGGCGCACTGGTGGGCATCACGCTGGCGCGCCAGCGCTTCCCGGGCCGGCAGCTGCTGCTGTCGCTGCTGACGCTGCCACTCTCGTTTCCCGGCGTGATCGTGGGTTTCTTCATGATTTTGCTGGGCGGGCGCCAGGGCACGCTGGCGGGCATGACGCAGGCGCTGGGCTGGGGCCGCATCACCTTCGCCTACGGACTGCTGGGCCTGTTCCTCGCGTACCTCTACTTCTCGCTGCCGCGCGCCATCGCCACCTACACGGCGGCGGCCGGCGCCATGGACGCGCAGCTGGAAGAAGCTGCCCGCTCGCTCGGCGCCTCGCGCTGGCGCGTGGCACGCGACGTGTGGATGCCGGCGCTCGCGCCCACCACGCTGGCCTGCGGCGCGATCGTGTTCGCCACCGCGATGGGAGCCTTCGGCACGGCGTTCACGCTGTCGGCGAAGTTCGAGGTGCTGCCCATCACCATCTACGACGAATTCACCAACTACGCCAACTTCGCGCTGGCGGCCAGCCTGTCGATCGCGCTGGGGCTGATCACCTGGCTGGTGCTCTGGGTGTCCCGCCGCTGGGCCGGCACCTCCGCCTTCTGAGAAAGAGCCACGATGAGAAACGCAAGACAGGCGCCCTGGGCGCTGGTGGCCCTCACCGCGCTGGTGACGCTCTTCATGGCCGCGCCCATTGCCCTGTCGGTGATGGCCGGGCTGGTGAACAACTACGGCACGGGGCTGCGCAGCGGCCTCACGCTGCGCTGGCTGGGCGAGGTCTGGGAGAACTACGGCAGCACCGTGACCTGGTCGCTGTGGCTGGCGCTGCTGTGCGTGGCGGGCAACCTGCTGATCGGCGTGCCCTGCGCCTATGCGCTGGCGCGCAGCCGCTCGCGCGCCGCGCGGCTCTTCGAGGAGCTGCTGACCCTGCCCGTCGCGGTGCCGGGCCTGGCGAGCGCGCTGGCGCTGATCCTGGCCTACGGAACGCTGCAAGGCTTCCGCCAGAGCTTCGCCTTCATCTTGGTCGGGCACATGGTGTTCACCCTGCCCTTCATGGTGCGCACCGTGGGCGCGGCTTTCCGGAAGGACGAATTGCGCTCGCTCGAAGAAGCGGCGCGCTCGCTGGGTGCCAGCTTTTCGCAGCGCTTTCTCGGCGTGCTGGTGCCCGCCGTGCTTCCGGCCGTCGTGGCGGGCAGCCTGATGGTGTTCACGCTCTCGGTGGGCGAATTCAACCTCACCTGGATGCTGCACACCCCGCTCACCCGCACCCTGCCCGTGGGCTTGGCCGACAGCTATGCCTCGATGCGCATCGAGATCGGCTCGGCCTACACCCTCGTCTTCCTGATCGTCATATTGCCCGTGCTCTGGGGCCTGCAGGCCGTCGGCACCTTCATCGAGAAACACCATGGCACTTGAACTCGAACGCACGCGCGTGGACATCGTCCAGTGCGCCAAGACCTATGCCGGCGACGCGCGCGGCCTGCAGCCCACCGACCTGGCCGTGCAGCCCGGCGAGGTGCTGGCGCTGCTGGGCCCTTCGGGCTGCGGCAAGACCACGCTGCTGCGCCTGATCGCCGGGCTGGAGGCGCCCGACGCCGGCAGCCGCATCGCCTTCGGCGGCACCGACGTGACGCAGCTGCCCATCGAGCAGCGCGGCGTGGGCATGGTGTTCCAGCACTACGCGCTGTTCCCGCAGATGACGGTGGAGGGCAACATCGGCTATGGCCTGAAGATCCGCGGCACGCCCGAGGCCGAACGCCGCCGCGTGGTGGGCGAGCTGATCGACCTGGTGCGCCTGAACGGGCTGGAGAAGCGCCGCCCGGCGGAGCTGTCCGGCGGCCAGCGCCAGCGCGTGGCCCTGGCCCGCGCCGTGGCCGTGCGCCCGCGCGTGCTGCTGCTGGACGAGCCCCTCACCGCGCTGGACGCCAAGCTGAAGGAGTCGCTGCGCGATGAGCTGGCCGAGCTGCTGCGCCGCCTGCACATCACCGCCATCCACGTCACCCACGACCAGCAGGAGGCGCTCGCCATTGCCGACCAGCTGGCCGTGATGCAGGCCGGCCGCATCGTGCAGGTGGGCGACGGCGAGACGCTCTACCGCCACCCGGCGCACCCGTTCGTGGCATCCTTCCTGGGGCGGGTGAACCGCCTGGTATTGCCCGGGGCGGGCGCACGGCACGCCGCGCCGGGCTGCATCGACCTGGGCGGGCTGGAACTGCCGGTGCCGCACGGCGCCGCTGCCAACGCCTGGCTGGTGCGGCCGGAAGACGTGGAAGTGGAACCCGCCGTCCTGGGACAGCCCGGCTGGGGCCATGCCGACGTGACGCACCGCAGCTTCCTGGGCGACCGCGTGCAGCTCACGCTGAACGTGCCCGGCCAGGCCCCGCTGCGCGCCGACGTAGCCCGCGACCACGCCGCCCGCGCGGGCGATGCGGTGGCCGTGCGCATCGCGCCGCAGCGGCTCATGCCGCTGGCCGAAGACATTGCCGCCTGAAACGCGTCCCCTCCATGACCCGCTCCATGACCGCATTCACCGCACCCACCACCCTGTTGCTGCAGCTCTCCGACCTGCACATCCGCGAGCCCGGCCGCCTGGCCTACGGCCGGCTGGACACCGC comes from the Paracidovorax avenae ATCC 19860 genome and includes:
- a CDS encoding ABC transporter permease; this translates as MSSRHGGFAPSRALLAACAAPAVAFFAAFWLLPTALLLALPARQGWATYFAVLTNGRYLQSLLQTLGLSLAVTLATLVLGALVGITLARQRFPGRQLLLSLLTLPLSFPGVIVGFFMILLGGRQGTLAGMTQALGWGRITFAYGLLGLFLAYLYFSLPRAIATYTAAAGAMDAQLEEAARSLGASRWRVARDVWMPALAPTTLACGAIVFATAMGAFGTAFTLSAKFEVLPITIYDEFTNYANFALAASLSIALGLITWLVLWVSRRWAGTSAF
- a CDS encoding ABC transporter permease — translated: MRNARQAPWALVALTALVTLFMAAPIALSVMAGLVNNYGTGLRSGLTLRWLGEVWENYGSTVTWSLWLALLCVAGNLLIGVPCAYALARSRSRAARLFEELLTLPVAVPGLASALALILAYGTLQGFRQSFAFILVGHMVFTLPFMVRTVGAAFRKDELRSLEEAARSLGASFSQRFLGVLVPAVLPAVVAGSLMVFTLSVGEFNLTWMLHTPLTRTLPVGLADSYASMRIEIGSAYTLVFLIVILPVLWGLQAVGTFIEKHHGT
- a CDS encoding ABC transporter ATP-binding protein; translation: MALELERTRVDIVQCAKTYAGDARGLQPTDLAVQPGEVLALLGPSGCGKTTLLRLIAGLEAPDAGSRIAFGGTDVTQLPIEQRGVGMVFQHYALFPQMTVEGNIGYGLKIRGTPEAERRRVVGELIDLVRLNGLEKRRPAELSGGQRQRVALARAVAVRPRVLLLDEPLTALDAKLKESLRDELAELLRRLHITAIHVTHDQQEALAIADQLAVMQAGRIVQVGDGETLYRHPAHPFVASFLGRVNRLVLPGAGARHAAPGCIDLGGLELPVPHGAAANAWLVRPEDVEVEPAVLGQPGWGHADVTHRSFLGDRVQLTLNVPGQAPLRADVARDHAARAGDAVAVRIAPQRLMPLAEDIAA